Sequence from the Mugil cephalus isolate CIBA_MC_2020 chromosome 20, CIBA_Mcephalus_1.1, whole genome shotgun sequence genome:
TGCTGTGGCTCAAAGTGATTAAATACTATGTTTTTGGTGCATTCTATACTGTAGGTTCACCTTGTTGACCAGCATTACAAAAAGGAGTTTGGTCCTCACCTGGGTGATCGCAACAGAATTTCACCTGTCAGCGGAGAAAGTAATGAGAAGGATTTCTTTGGGTTAGTGATGCAGAACTCAGATGTGGTCATCTGCACAGCACAGATCCTGTACAATGCTCTGACTGACACGGAGGAATCAAAACATGCTGAGCTCTCAGGTCAGTAAGAGTGAGCTGAAACATACCTAATTATACTGCGACGCTGTGACGGTGTGGGGAATTTGCCCTAAGCGTATTCATTGTTCCTTGTAGACATTACTCTACTGATAATCGACGAGTGTCATCACACCCACAAGGAGTCGGTCTACAACAAAATAATGAGAGTCTATGTGGAGAAGAAGTTGAAAAGAGAACGACCACTGCCACAGATCCTGGGTCTCACTGCTTCACCGGGGACAGGGGGGTCAAAGACACTGGACAAGGCTGTGGAGCATGTACTACAGGTCCGGGTTCACCTTTTAAATAACGTGGCACTGATATGGACTCCCACAAGTCTCTGACTCCTCTTCATCATTGTGCTTCTCTCCCTTTCAGATTTGCGCCAACTTGGACTCAGCCATCGTTTCAGCTAAAACCTATGAACCCGAACTGAAGCAGAAGGTACCAAGACCTGTCAAGAGATTCGACATTGTGGAGAAAAGACCTAAGGTAAGTGAATTGCAGATGCGAATAGTATGCACTAACTTTCATTTGAGCTATTCAATAAACATAAAGTAATCTGAAGTAATCTGAAAGCCATAATTACACAAGACAAGTAGTTAACTGCCATGCTAGTCTTTACTTACCCCTGCAACACTATGAGCTTAATTGTATGATAACATACCCGCAATGCTAACATGGTGTTCACCATCTTACTAATGCATTTTAGCAGGATAACAATTTCACAAAGCATGAcatgaaagatgagaaaaaaacagctataaatacaataataataataaaaataataaaagagataaaaaaatgactgaaaaaatgaCTTGATAATATCAATTTCTGAGACGAGAATGTTGAACAAAGTCTTATGTGGATGCTTTAGTTGTCTGTAACCATATTGCTAAGATACCTAAAATTTCTcgtagtttttcctttttcttttctgttggcTAGTCTAGTTAGCTGgtggcttttagtgttttactttcattCTTAGGCAGAGGGAGAGGTGTACTAAGATGGTTgtagtgtagttgcatgtcccatcacttcttacctgctgctgtttgctaggctagttagttggtgtcttcttcttAGTTGCTTGTTGGTAGCtcactgctagcctgctggttggctttTCAATTGGACTAggcttcaaaatgtgttttgccccagatcatggcacaagggattgtaacatcttatcctgtgtatttatgaaagGATCCATTTGGTGATCATCTGAAGTGGATGATGAAGCTGATCCAAGAGTACATGAACCTCCCTCCAGACGTTAAACTCAGGGAGTGTGGCACCCAGGAATATGAGGCAGATGTGGTGATTCTAGAGAGGCGAGGTGAGAACTGTCTTATTTCATAAACCGGTTATGCCTGTGTGACTGGGACAGAATGAAGGTGATCACATGTTATTTTCTGTTGACAtcatttgtttgtctcttgGACCAGGGGTAGGAGAGGACAACAGGCTGCTAGCGCAGTGTGCACTCCACCTCAGACAGTACAATGACGCCTTGCTCATCAATGACACCTTGCGAATGATGGATGCTTACCGCACCCTAGAACAATTCTACATCACAAAGAATGCCACGGCCATCGATGGAACTGACTACTTCTTGTTGGGGCTTTTTGAAGGTGGGCATTCTGAAATTTGATTGTTACGTGGCTTTGCATGTTTTGCTGCGTTACTTTCAGAGCAAACTTATGAGCAAACATAACCGTCTCCGTCTTTGTTACACAGAAAATCAAGTAGAGTTGATGAATCTTGCTTCAAACTCTGACTTTGAGAACCCAAACATGGCCCAACTCGAGAGCACTCTGCTGAGACAGTTTGGTCCAGATGTCCAATCAAGAGGAATCCTCTTCTCTAAAACCCGTAAAAGCACCCACTGCCTAAAAGAATGGGTCTCAAGTAATAGTGCCTTGAAGGCAGCTGGGATCAGGGCAGCCATCCTCACTGGGGCTGGCAAT
This genomic interval carries:
- the dhx58 gene encoding probable ATP-dependent RNA helicase DHX58 — encoded protein: MADIELYSYQEEVVERALTGENIIIWLPTGGGKTRAAVYVAKKHLETKANAKVVVLVNKVHLVDQHYKKEFGPHLGDRNRISPVSGESNEKDFFGLVMQNSDVVICTAQILYNALTDTEESKHAELSDITLLIIDECHHTHKESVYNKIMRVYVEKKLKRERPLPQILGLTASPGTGGSKTLDKAVEHVLQICANLDSAIVSAKTYEPELKQKVPRPVKRFDIVEKRPKDPFGDHLKWMMKLIQEYMNLPPDVKLRECGTQEYEADVVILERRGVGEDNRLLAQCALHLRQYNDALLINDTLRMMDAYRTLEQFYITKNATAIDGTDYFLLGLFEENQVELMNLASNSDFENPNMAQLESTLLRQFGPDVQSRGILFSKTRKSTHCLKEWVSSNSALKAAGIRAAILTGAGNGITYMTQNEQADTIRRFREGSLNLLISTSVAEEGLDISECNLVVRYGLLTNEIAQQQASGRARARDSQYSVVAQAGGREVRRELINEHLEDLTGKAIAHIQRLSSRDFSVKITELQTRAVISSKIEEKKKTEKKSRYLASNIKLLCRNCFKVVATGSDIKLIDNTHYINVNPEFKNHYKFGEQVDIGKSFEDWEPGRIISCNNGNCNKNWGYEVKYKKVAILPNMAIKNFAMDTPDGRVTAKKWKDVSFTVEEFSFEEYCKELLSDMLD